A region of the Candidatus Zixiibacteriota bacterium genome:
CCTGATATCCCCAAATAGAATTCTTTGTCAGTTCCGGATCGCCGTCCAACAATCGGGGCCACACGAATTATAAAGCCAGGTCTGGTCGCATTCTCGGATAAGCCGATCTTGTCGTAGACAGCGAGAGTCACACCGACTTCATTGTCGTCAAAATCTGTTTTCCCATGACTACATCGATAAGAGAAACCTCCACCGATACCGATCGCACCGGTTCCGCCGGCATTTCGTCTCTCAAAAGCAATGATTGCGGATATTGTGCGATTGTTGTCGTCTTCAATATGTAAATAATCGAGCCAGAGGCGAGTCTTACGATCAGATAGACGATACTTCCTGGTGCTGTCGTTATTATTTGATTTCGTCGTTTTGGTTGAGTAGGCCGTGCTTCTTGTCGAGAATTCATGCCTGTAGGTGTAATATCGTGTCGGATCGGTTCGTCCCGAAAGATACTCCAATGCGATTTCCCTGAGACTGCCGTAAATCAAATCAGGAACGACCTGGATGGCATTTGCCGACTCCTTACTGTTGCGGCCTCTGACTCTCACCGCCTGGCCGGAAGAATCATCGACAATATCTACCGAGTAGGCGATATGGGCCGTATCCATCATGACCGTTGTCGTATTCCAGACGGCGAAACTATCTATATGAACCGTTATTGAATGAGAAATACCAGGGTCTGGCGGTTTAGGTAGAAGTGAATCAAGACATTGGGCAAAGAAATCGGTCAGTGGAATCGTGAGGCAGTAATTGTTCGTACCCATACCGATTGAGCCGATTGCAGCCGGATTGCCGATATTGATCCGGTCGTCCATAACCTCGCTGACCGAGATTCCGGTGCTGTCCGATAGCCTTTGATCGCTAAAACGATCGTACTGAGGAACGTGATATATGGGGCTCCCGGCGCATCCAATCAACTGCAGAAGAAAGATAATGAGCGGGACAGTTATAAAAAGGATTCCATGAAAAACGAATCGAAGATGTGGTATTTGTGTTGTCGTGGGCAAACCGATTTCTGTGCCTCCCAGCGCGTTTTATGTCATGTCTGGAATAAACATGAGCGATAATGAGGTGCTATCAGGACCGGAGCATAGCCTTATTTCATTTATGAGGTACTGTCGAGTGAATCTGCCATGATTTGATCATAGCGCATCAGGAATCGATCGACACACTGTCGGAGGCTGTGGTACATCATGTCCTCCGCTTCATCCGGGGTGACTACTGCCCATTCCTTAAAGCGCATCGAGGATATGGGGATGACCTGCTCGGAGTCGCTAGCTTCTCCGATGACAAAGGTCAGAACAGCGTGGAATTCGACTCTTTTTAATACCGAAGCAAAGCGTTCAGTGACATAGAAGCTGTCAATGTACACGACAACCGGTATAGTCTCAGTGCCGGGGGGGGCGTCACGGTCGGTGAGCATCGCCGTTAGTGATTCGTGAACAAAATCATTTGCCGGGTGATCTAGCTTCACTGTTTTAGGAGTACCGATTAAGCCGGGTGATAATAAACCTATCTCCTGAGCCGGACAATGGCGACGATCAACTACCCGGTCTATAACAAGCCCCGGGCGTTGGAGAATCTGGTTAACCTGCCGTTCGTAATCTGAATTGAACTCGTAGTATTCGTGTTTGGCGCAGGAGACTAATAAACTCCCGATTATTGATAAAACCAGCACAGGTAACAAGTATCGAACGGATAGAGATGAACTCATAATAGGATTCTCCTCGATAGAAGGAATCAGAAGAACTAATTTATAACTACTATAAAATAAGAAAGACGAAACAACAGCGAGAAGTCAAGGATTGAGATAATACGGGGAGGGGAATAAGCGGTTGTGCAGCATTTTGCGTAGTTGTCATCCATGTTTATGCTATGTCAGCTTCAGGATTATATGGGATTATGCCATCAGGTTTTCCTCTAACTACCTGCGAATCATGCCAGATATCTCCGAAGTGAGAAGACCAGCGGAATGATGGCATATTGCTTGCAATATCAGGATTGACAACAAAAACCGTTTTGAGGCAGATAATGAATATGTCAGTTCGTAAAACTATGGAATCGGCCCAGTTGGGTATAGTAACCGGCGCCATGATCTATATCGGTTTTGAGCTGACCGGTTTGGTTCTGGATGTAATTCATCAGTATTTAAGGCCATGATCCAGAGTACCCGTAGCTAGTTCTGATTTACCAATCCCTTTTTACCTTGACAAAATTCAACTTAAGCCGATATTATTAATGTAAGAGTTGCCGATTGAGGGACATATCGACAGAGCCCTCGTCGTGTAAAGCGGCAAGAAGGCAACTTGTTACGCACCATATTTAAAGTTACACTTCGCCCCTCCGGATATCAACCGGAGGGGTTAATTTATCTCTCAATAACATGACATATTGTACCTTGTTAAAAGCAGGGGAATCCGGCCAAATCACACTGAAACCTGATGGTATCAGATATCAGACTTGGGTTCTTAATCTCCCAAACATGCTGTACACCTTCGCTTTTTCTTGACAGTTCGACCTGTCGGGTTTATAATTCGCGGCCGATATAGATAGGAAAATCAAGCCACCGTAGCTCAGCTGGTAGAGCAATTGATTCGTAATCAATAGGTCTGCGGTTCGATTCCGCACGGTGGCTCTTTTTCATACCATTTGGGGCTCGTTATAATTTTCACAAAATAACCTCACAAGTCTTGAATTAATCCGCGTAATTTGCTATCTTATATAGTCATTGATAGTATTCCTACCGGCTTTGGATCGTGCTCGCCAGGTCGGTTTTGATAGCGGTCTCCAGACCGCCTAATAGAAAGGATAATGGTATGAACAAAGTCTGCACGGATAAGTGGCCGCTGGTCGATCACGTGGTCTCCATGGAGACTTCTGTTATACGTGAAATTCTGAAATTCTCATCCCAGCCGGGAGTGATTTCATTTGCCGGAGGTTTGCCGGCGCCGGAACTGTTTCCTTTAGAAGATCTTAAGCAAGCCATGATTGATACCATCGACAAGTATGGAGCTTCGTCGGTTCAGTATTCACTTTCAATGGGTCACCCGCTTCTGCGGGAATTGATTGCCAAGCGTGAAACCATTCGCGGAGTGCAATCCGCCCAGGAGAACATCATCATTACCAGTGGCGGACAGCAGGCGATTGAGCTGCTGGCTCGTGCGTTCGTAGGCCCCGGTGATTATATCATCACCGAAAATCCTACTTACGTCGGCGCTTTGCAGGCCTTTTCGTACTACCAGGCTAAATACGCCCCGGTGAAGATGGACTCCGAAGGCATGTTGATGGATGAACTGGAAGAGAAGATCAAGAAGTATCATCCGAAATTGATTTACACGATTTCAAACTTCCAGAACCCGACCGGTATTACGATGTCGTTGAAACGCCGGCACCAATTGGTGGATATTGCCACCAAGTACAACATCCCGGTCTTCGACGATAATCCATACGGAGATATCCGTTTCACCGGCCAGCCGCAACCGCCGCTCAAATCCATTGGCGGCGATGCCGTGATTGCCATTGGAACTTTCTCCAAAACCATCGCTCCCGGTTTCCGTATCGGCTGGATGAACGGCCCGAAGGATATCATTCCGGTATTCGAGAAAGTCAAGCAGTGTACTGACCTGCATACGAGTACTTTCTCTCAGTTGGTGCTGTTCGAGTACATCAATGCCGGTAAGGCGGAGCCGCATGTGGAGAAGATCAAGGCGGATTATCTGACCAAGCGGGATATTATGATCTCGGCCATGCGAGAGCATTTCCCCGAAGGCTGCACCTGGACCGAGCCGGAAGGCGGTCTTTTCCTGTGGGTGACCGTTCCCAAGCACGTGTCGACCAAGGAATTATTGCCCAAGGCTATCGAGCAGAAGGTGGCTTTTGTATACGGTCAGCCGTTCTTCCCGGACGGGTCCGGTAAGAATACGATGCGTCTCAACTATTCCAATGCCACTCACGAGGGAATCGTGGAAGGCATTAAGCGGTTGGCGAAATTGTTCAAGGACAATATCTAAGTCAACCTGTTCAGACAACGACAAAGCCCGCCTTTTGGCGGGCTTTTTTGTTGTATCTCAGAGCCTTATCGTTTATACACCGGTCATGCAAGTCCATTTTATCAAATACCAGGCTCTTGGTAACGATTTCCTCGTTATCAACCGGTCTGATCTTAGGTTTCCGGCGATGCGCCGGGGTGAATTCGCTCGGGCTATATGTGACCGCAATCGTGGAGTTGGCGCCGACGGTATCCTTTTACTTACGGCCAGTCGCAGAGCCGATATCTCGATTGACCTGTATAACTCCGACGGCAGTCCCGCTGAAAAATCCGGGAACGGATTGCGTTCAGTGGTCTTTCATTTACACCGGAATGATCGGCGTCGAAGGCAGTTCAGTCTGGAAATGGGGGGCGAGGTTCATCAGGCCAGGGTTATTAGCTGTCGCCGGCACGGTGCAATGATCCGCACCGAACTGGGGCAACCCACGTTTGAGGCAAAAGCAGTACCGGTCAAAGTGCGCTCGAGGTACCTTATCAACGCTCCGTTAAAATTAGGCGGGGTATCCATTCCGGTTACCTGCCTGTCGGTGGGGAATCCGCATACGGTGCTACTCGTCGATAACTTCGATTTTGAATGGGAAGAACTCGGCGCAGCTATCGAATTCGATTCACATTTCCCGAATCAAACCAATGTGGAATTTGTTAAGGTGATAAGCCGTTCCTGCATACAAGTAGCCGACTGGGAACGAGGCGCCGGAGCGACCGGTTCTTCCGGTACCGGTGCCGCCGCTTCGGTATGTGCTTGTGTCATGCTGGGAGTAGCCGACCGTAAATGTGAAGTACAATTCGAGAACGGTTCGCTGCATGTCGACTGGAAAAAGACCGGTGACATCATAGAACTGGTTGGGCCGGTGGAAATAGCGACCTCGGGAGAATTTTATTACTGATGCTGAGCTTCACGGAAATCCGTAAGTTAAATCGATCGGGGAATATCATTCCATTGTACACGAGGATTCCGGCTGATCTGGACACGCCGGTCTCGGTCTATATGAGACTGATGGGACGAAACCGTGATGCCTTTTTGCTGGAATCAATCGAGGGCGGCGAGAAGCTGGCCCGATATTCATTTTTGGGATTCGATCCGTTTCTCGTGGTTGAGGGAGAAGGTAACCGCATTCGCCTCAAACAAAAGGGACGCGCTACGACACTGAAGGCAAATCCGCTGGAATTCCTTCGGGAAATGTTCGATGTCTACAAACCGGTGAAGCTGGAAGGTCTCCCGCGTTTTACCGGCGGTGCCGTGGGATATTTCTCGTATGATTGTGTAC
Encoded here:
- a CDS encoding PLP-dependent aminotransferase family protein yields the protein MNKVCTDKWPLVDHVVSMETSVIREILKFSSQPGVISFAGGLPAPELFPLEDLKQAMIDTIDKYGASSVQYSLSMGHPLLRELIAKRETIRGVQSAQENIIITSGGQQAIELLARAFVGPGDYIITENPTYVGALQAFSYYQAKYAPVKMDSEGMLMDELEEKIKKYHPKLIYTISNFQNPTGITMSLKRRHQLVDIATKYNIPVFDDNPYGDIRFTGQPQPPLKSIGGDAVIAIGTFSKTIAPGFRIGWMNGPKDIIPVFEKVKQCTDLHTSTFSQLVLFEYINAGKAEPHVEKIKADYLTKRDIMISAMREHFPEGCTWTEPEGGLFLWVTVPKHVSTKELLPKAIEQKVAFVYGQPFFPDGSGKNTMRLNYSNATHEGIVEGIKRLAKLFKDNI
- the dapF gene encoding diaminopimelate epimerase; this encodes MQVHFIKYQALGNDFLVINRSDLRFPAMRRGEFARAICDRNRGVGADGILLLTASRRADISIDLYNSDGSPAEKSGNGLRSVVFHLHRNDRRRRQFSLEMGGEVHQARVISCRRHGAMIRTELGQPTFEAKAVPVKVRSRYLINAPLKLGGVSIPVTCLSVGNPHTVLLVDNFDFEWEELGAAIEFDSHFPNQTNVEFVKVISRSCIQVADWERGAGATGSSGTGAAASVCACVMLGVADRKCEVQFENGSLHVDWKKTGDIIELVGPVEIATSGEFYY